TACTGATCTTGATCTTATTATTACTAAGGCCTACATCTCCTCCGACGGCGGCTGGTTTATGGATGGTACGATACATTTCATTGTGAatatttattgactcaagtgatcAAAATGAAATGTCAATAATGTTATGAAACTAAAGGTGCACGATTGTGTTTCTTCAGTCAGCTGTCCATTTTGTTTATCTTTTACTCGTGCATGTATATTAAGAACTCGAGTGTGAGTCAGAAGCTCCTTTCATGACTAAAATACTCGTTTTATTTTCTGTCCTCCTTCAACAGTGTTTCATGTCACCGATGAACAAGGGCGCAAGATTAGGGACACTCAGACTATTGAGTACATAGAGAAGGTTTGATTTTATCTAAACTGTTCATTGTTTTCACATTAATCCGTTACCGAGCAGAGGAGCTAACAGGGTCATGCTGAAATCCTGTGAAATAGTTTTATTTGGAGTCTGAATGGGGGAAAGATTTCGATATGTCTCAACTATACGAGGCTCATAGGCACTAACTAGCATATATACAATCGGGAACACTTTCATGTAATCTATAATTTTTGTTGTTCATAAACGATAGGCTTTGGGACCCAAGGGCTACACCTCAGGCATATTGAAGGCTTCTCCTGAAAAGAGAGTGGGAGTGAAGTCAATGGGAGATTACACCGCCATCGAGCTTATAGGCCGGGACCGCCCCGGTCtcttatcagagatttctgcGGTGCTTGCCAATCTCCACCTCAATGTTGCTGCTGCCGAAGTTTGGACTCATAACAGTCGCATAGCTTGTGTTCTATATGTAAATGATGACACGACATGCCGTGCAGTGAATGACGCATCTCGATTATCATCTATGGAGGAGCAGCTCAAAAATATTCTTCGAGGCTGTGGGAACGAAGAAAATGTTGCTCACACGAGTTTCTCGATTGGTTCCACACATATTGACAGACGACTCCACCAACTATTATTTGCTGACAGGGACTACGAGTGTACTTTCTTGGAAACTAAAGAGGATTCGCCTCCGTCATTCAAACCAAAGGTTGTGATCGAGAGGTGTGAAGAAAAAGATTACTTGGTGGTGTCTGTCAGGTGCAGAGATCGACCGAAGCTTATGTTTGATATTGTGTGCACTCTTACGGATATGCAGTACGTTGTTTTCCATGCCACTATTTCATCAGATGGCCCACACGCTTCACAGGTATTTGCTTGGTTTCTTTTCTTGAATTGACGTACATAATGATCCATTGATCATTTTGGGAAGATGAGAAGCTAGAGACCTAAGCTTTAGGATAGAACTCTCTACGTATTTCACAACAGTGAGTGGGAAGCCGGGGGGTACCTAAGGTTTGGGGTTTGAAACTGCGTTTAAAAAGACTTGGAAAGTATTTTCAGTTAAGGAGGGTCCGAACGCGAAAAAATAGTTACCTGAACTCGAGATCGAGATCGACTTGAATGCATATGACACTGTAAAGCTACGTAGCAATGAGAAAAATGCCcttcaatctcaataaaattagcTGTGAAAATAAATATGGATAACATCGTGATTAAATAAAGTTACACgcagaaaaataaataaaaaatatcattagtaCTAGAACTCGAGCAGGTAGGCGAGTACTCGAGTTCAAGCTGAGTTTTGACCATTCTATTGAGGATACTAAACTTGTAGGAATATTTCATTCGTCACATGGATGGTCGCACGTTAGATACCGAAGAAGAGAAAGAAAAGGTCATCAAATGTCTCGAGGCCGCAATCCGACGACGAACAAGCGAGGTAACCTCAACAATCACCCTCCTGAATAAGTCAACCTAAACTTTTTACATATCTTGAAACATGATTGATTACATGTTTTGGAACGTCGTTATATCAGGGCCTAAGTTTGGAAATATGCGCAAAAGACCGAGTAGGACTTCTGTCTGAAGTGACTCGAGTGCTCCGAGAAAACGGGCTTTCCGTCACAAGAGCAGGTGTCTCGACTGTCGGAGAGGAGGCCATGAACGTTTTCTACGTGAACGATGCGTCTGGGAATCCGGTCGACGCCAAGATCATCGAAGCATTACGAAAAGAAATCGGGCGCACAATGAGAGTTAATGTGAAAAAGGCTCCACTAGATATTAAAGCAGCTGAAGCAGATGGATGGGCTAACACTAGCTTCTTCTTCGGAAGTTTGTTGAAAAAATTCCGCAGCTAGTTATAAATATTTATGTACATAAATTTGACTTTCTTGATTTGTACCATAATGAGACAACTTCTGGGCTAGTTTCTATGTGTTAACTGTACACATACTAGGAAAATATTGTAATAAAAGCTCGGAATCCGACTATATAAAGTTCACtgctttttcttttctttttttttttttttttgcaattttaTTCTTTTTGTTGATGTGCAATGCACATGTGTAATATCACATCAACAATTGCACATGTGTAATATCACATCAACATTTTCGATAAAAAATTGCTAAAATTGACGTAAATAAGAAACATGATCAAGTTTGATGTTAGATaacataaaatatcaaaatattaaacaaaaacaaacataaaaaaacaattttcaactaaaattactgagcttttaaaaaaacatgAGATTTTATATAAACTCTCTTAATCTCAAATATAAAGATCACGTTTTTTTCATTCATCCCAAATATATAAATCAATTtccatatttaatattattttatctattgtaggaccgagtgtttaccgctttaccaaaagctatataactagtggtaatggtgcaactcaaatcttttaaaccgcacagcagttcaagcatcacggttcgatcgctctaccgaACATGGACAATTATTACACCTAACATCTATTATTTCACCAATTTGCTCTCATCCTTTAATACATTAACTACTCTCAACAAATTTTTATCTGATTAAAACaatcattaattaaataaaggtAAATTGAGAAATTCTTTGTAAAATTTACTTtttcaataataattttaattcgtataaaaacacacacaaactTAAATATATGATCAGATAGATTGAATATTTATCGATTGTACACACGATACCTAAAACAACGatgatattatataattaacttGAAAATTCCATATTATAAATAAACCAAAAAAGAGTAAAATCCAAGATGGctcaaagaaaatgattgtgaaagttggttcACAAATATTCGAGTATTTTGCACAAGTTTTTCATGTGACTCGAGCAAAATatcttgaaaaaaaatttaaaaatgtttgTAGACCAGCTTGCACAAAAGAAGAGCCTCTGGATGTAAATATTACAAAAAGTTTagaatcaaaatattttcaaaaatcatacatataatatattttatacatACTtaactagttttttttttttttttgaaatcacTTAACTAGTTTTTAATAATCTGGGAATCTCTTTGTTTTTTTAGTGtgtgaaaaaattatttattttatatatattattttcattaAAGTATATATGATAATCGATCATTATTGATCTCGAAAATGCATTTGGACGAGAACAAAGCCAAGATGCAAAGTATAGTATACATCTCCAATCTGCTGTtccaattaaattattaattttttcatttttcagattttcgaaaatatatgaatttatatatatatatatatatatattagagtGATATTTTGCATCTGAAATTCAACTAAGATGCATGGAGTAAaaagaatgagattgaattgaGATCGAAGAAAGGATTTTACCAAAAGGATTGTGTTAATggaaatcaaggaaacttttgAAGCAAATTAAAGTTAATTTAAAGCAAAACACGTCATATTATTCAGTTTTATAGCATATAATTTTGAGTGGATCTCATGAGAGACCGTCGaacggattttaatctgtgagacggataagtcatactgatattcacaataaaaaataatactcttagcataaaaagtaatattttttcttaaatgacccaaataagaaatcttTCTCATAAATACAATCTGTGAAACCATCTAACAAAAGTTTTTGTCTTGAATTTTATAAGTTTATCGActccaaaaaataaataaaggtgGAGTGACTGATAATTAATAGTGActgataaataaatatgtgaAGGGGTCAAAAAAGCAATAATTAATTCCCCAACTTTAAACCGCGGTTTCGTATCTAAGAGTTCGATTGTGGTTCATTCTTTTTAATTGCGATATATATCGAATATTTTATCACcactcttttttttctttttttaagaggatattttttaaaaaaattatccgAGTATTTGTcgctaaaaaaattaattaaatgtcaACTTCGGGCGTAGAGAAAAGTCAACAATTGTATGCGATCTAAATACCTTTCAACCCCATCAAATAGCAATATTTAGGCAAAAATATgtatgagacagtctcacggatcatattttatgagatagatattttatttgggtcatccatgaaaacatattactttttatactaagagtattactttttattatgaatatcggtagggttgaccacTCAAAAAACATTGAAAAGTTTCACACGTTAACATTGCTGATATTTTTGTGGAAATCATTAAAAGCAGAGAGGTTTACACTTAATTCACACCTGCAATGTTATATGTATGTGCTCCATTAACGAATTAGAAGTGCTCACGGTTCGTTTAATAGCACGAACCGAAACCAAAATTTCAATTTGAAACAAAAATCAAACCATTAATTCAGTTTTGTTTTGGTTTTTAGTTTTCTGGATTTCAATTCGGTTTTTTTTAGATGTTAGTTAACAGAACAAGAgccaaaaaaaatgatttttttattttttaaaatctttttttttgtttttaaatcattttttaatttttattaataaataaataaaaaaaatataatttcagaTAAACCGATAAAATCTGACATATTTCAGTTTTGAATTCGATTCGGTTTTTTATTCGGATTTGTGTAGAAATTTGGTTTGCTCCTAATGAACACCACTATTCGATGTGTATCAGGTAAATTTTGAGACTAACACGATAATTTGTAAATCAAACTAGCAAGGTAAATCGCAAAATAGAAAGTGTGGAAAGAAGAACTATTTgtattattaattttgaatatttGGATGTATTATTACAGATGTCATTATCATACTGTTAGAATAAAATTGTCACATATGATTaactatataattaattaaatcccgTTTATGTGTCTTCCATTCCATAAAACATTAACCGGTCCGCTTGATCAAtctttaaaatatgattttgaataactatttttttttattttaagtctaataaataatattatatatcatacaataataaatatatgataTACATTAAGTTTGTAAAAAGTTTCAAATTGCTAATGTAGattaaattgaaatttgatacaAATTTTATAGACCTCCTTCTCCAATATATAAACTTATTTATTCACCTTTTAAAATATAGTTGGAAAATCCAATTATATAAActaattttcaatttatttaatGATTGGAAATAGGTAATATATTAAATGAAGATATATTAGTAAAATAATATAGAGTAAGTTTTTTGTGAGATGGActaacgaatctttatctgtgagacatgtcaaccctaccgatattaacagtaaaaattaataatcttagcataaaaaataatactttttcatttcatagatgacccaaataagagattcgtctcacaaaatacgacatgtgagatcgtctcacacaaatttttgtcaataatataatcaatatattAATAGTACTAATAAATGATTAAATATAGATATTTGATGTATAATTTGGACAAATGAATAGATTTTATATTTGGGATATAGGAAAGATTAGAAAGAGACAAAAAAAAGTATAAATTATGAAAAGACTACATTAATCGTGTCAaaaaaatgtattaattaattaatcactgTTTAGACACATCTTCCATGTGAATTTGACACGTGGCTTTTAATCGGTCGCCTCGTTGCCCAATGCGTTCGTGTGTGTATAAGAATAGGAGAACTTCGCCACAAAGCCACAGATTACAGAGCTCTTGACTCGTTCGTGGACTCATAGGTACACAGCTCTGTTTATCTTGTACATTCGAAtttctttaataaaattttctGAAATATACGTGATAGAGAAAAAAGATAGTTCgtttagtttttatttttttaaaatttctgaCTCCATTTTGTTGTCGAAACTTGACCCCTGTTGAAACTTATTATCTCCTAGCCTTTGGTTATTGCTAATAGCCTAATACTCTAGTTGGAGGTATTGGGTTGAAGAAAAAGGGCGACTGTTTTGTGTTTCTTGATCATTCCAagttcatgtttttttttttttgtgtttgttTGACAGGAAGGGGCATACAGGCGGCATCTTTCTTGGCTTTTGgtttttttaatatgatttttgtGTAAAGTTGACACAGGGGAGattgagaaatgagagaaaaaagGGAGGGTCTGGGCTTGGATTTTGAGAAGCTGATGGTTTTTGGTGATGTGGGGTGTGTGAATGAAAATGAAATTGTGGTTTGTCAAGTTGGAGGAGGTCTTTGTGGAGGATCGAAGATGAGTGAGTGGAAAGATATTCCAGTGGAGCTTTTGTTGAGGATTCTTTCTTTGGTGGATGATCCCACGGTGATTGTGGCATCTGGTGTTTGTCATGGATGGAGGGATGCCATTTCTTGGGGCCTCACTCATCTCTCACTCTCTTGgtatgctttttttttttatttttgtgttgTGCTGATTCtgttttatgtttatcaccAATTTTTTGTAGCATTGAATATTGGATTTCATTGGGTTTTTGCTGGTTTGTTATTGTGATTGGTGAGGGTTATAAAGCATGGAAAGAACCCGCTGCCTATTGTCCACCCAAGCTTATGTATGCCTCCGGGGGATCGACATGGGTTTagcaaattattatttttagtatAATTTTCAGTTTGGAAGTGTTGTTTGAAGTTGTGGGGACATATTGTTGTTTACATGTGCGTTATTGTGATATTGAAAGGGAGAGCAACCTTTTAGTTTTTCATAGCCACTTTGTTAAGGGAGTAATAATATGCAAATTGCGGTAGTTTTCATTCAAATAAGCGACCTTTTACTTGATTTGTTCTGCCTCAGGTGCAAGAAGAACATGAATGATCTGGTGCTATCACTGGTTCCAAAATTCACAAAACTTCAGGTCCTTATTCTGCGACAAGACTCGCCTCAACTTCAGGACGTTGCTGTTGAAACAATCACAAATCATTGTAGTGACCTCCAAGAGTTGGATCTGAGCAAGAGTTTCAGGCTTACTGATCGATCCTTGTACGCCTTAGCACGTGGCTGCCCTAATCTCATGAAGCTGAACATAAGTGGCTGTTCGGCTTTCAGTGATACTGCTGTGGCGTATTTGTCTGGGTTTTGCCGAAAATTGAAAATCTTGAATCTTTGTGGATGTGTCAAGGCTGCCTCAGATAGGGCATTGAAGGTATGAATCTTGTGGCCTGGTCTCTGTTTTAAGATCATTACATTTAAGGCGGTTCTTGAGATTTATGACTTCGCTGATTTTCGCAGGCCATAGGTTACAATTGTCATCAATTGCAGTCGATAAACATTGGATGGTGTGACCGAGTTGGTGATGAAGGGGTTAAGAGTTTAGCCTATGGTTGTCCTGATCTCCGAGCTCTCGACTTGTGTGGATGTGTTCTTATAACAGGTTTATCCCTTTTTACAATACGTTCTTTATAGTTGCAAAATAATTGGGTGTAAATAATTACATCGtttgtttttttgaaaataaaataatacttacatcatttTAGTTTCGAACCCCATGGAAAGAATCCTAATTTGATACTGAGCAATTATTTCTGTACTTGCTATATTCAATGGTGCAAATCGAGCAGATGAGAGTGTTGTCGCCTTGGCAAACAACTGCCTTCATCTGCGATCCCTCGGTTTATACTACTGCAAGAATATCACCGACAGAGCCATGTATTCTCTGGCACATAGCCGAGTGAAAAACAAGCATGATATATGGGCATCTATGAAGAAGAACAGATACGAGGAGGAAGGTCTTACGAACCTGAACATCAGCCAATGCACTGCCCTTACTCCTCACGCAGTGCAGGTACTATGTGACTCATTTCCAGCTCTTC
The Primulina eburnea isolate SZY01 chromosome 5, ASM2296580v1, whole genome shotgun sequence genome window above contains:
- the LOC140832582 gene encoding F-box protein SKP2A-like, whose translation is MREKREGLGLDFEKLMVFGDVGCVNENEIVVCQVGGGLCGGSKMSEWKDIPVELLLRILSLVDDPTVIVASGVCHGWRDAISWGLTHLSLSWCKKNMNDLVLSLVPKFTKLQVLILRQDSPQLQDVAVETITNHCSDLQELDLSKSFRLTDRSLYALARGCPNLMKLNISGCSAFSDTAVAYLSGFCRKLKILNLCGCVKAASDRALKAIGYNCHQLQSINIGWCDRVGDEGVKSLAYGCPDLRALDLCGCVLITDESVVALANNCLHLRSLGLYYCKNITDRAMYSLAHSRVKNKHDIWASMKKNRYEEEGLTNLNISQCTALTPHAVQVLCDSFPALHTCSGRHSLIISGCLSLTSVHCACAVQAHRATHAMAHLAH
- the LOC140832579 gene encoding ACT domain-containing protein ACR3, which encodes MGSWAYFDPEYETLNIRINPPQVSVDNSSCKDCTLVKVDSMNKPGILLEVVQILTDLDLIITKAYISSDGGWFMDVFHVTDEQGRKIRDTQTIEYIEKALGPKGYTSGILKASPEKRVGVKSMGDYTAIELIGRDRPGLLSEISAVLANLHLNVAAAEVWTHNSRIACVLYVNDDTTCRAVNDASRLSSMEEQLKNILRGCGNEENVAHTSFSIGSTHIDRRLHQLLFADRDYECTFLETKEDSPPSFKPKVVIERCEEKDYLVVSVRCRDRPKLMFDIVCTLTDMQYVVFHATISSDGPHASQEYFIRHMDGRTLDTEEEKEKVIKCLEAAIRRRTSEGLSLEICAKDRVGLLSEVTRVLRENGLSVTRAGVSTVGEEAMNVFYVNDASGNPVDAKIIEALRKEIGRTMRVNVKKAPLDIKAAEADGWANTSFFFGSLLKKFRS